The Solibacillus sp. FSL R7-0682 genome includes a window with the following:
- the ybaK gene encoding Cys-tRNA(Pro) deacylase has protein sequence MAKKQAKTNAIRFIEQQKIAHDVFEYTTEEGAAVDGVTVANKIGQPVEYVYKTLVATAGKGKFFVFVIPVAAELNLKAAAKAVGEKKVEMIPVKELLGLTGYVRGGCSPIGIKKPFPTLIEAAAEALDYMIVSAGKIGLQMKLSPKDLAKAANAQFVSIV, from the coding sequence TTGGCGAAGAAGCAAGCGAAAACAAATGCCATCCGCTTTATTGAACAACAAAAAATTGCCCACGATGTATTTGAATATACAACGGAGGAAGGTGCTGCAGTAGATGGGGTTACCGTCGCCAACAAAATTGGTCAGCCTGTCGAGTATGTGTATAAAACGTTAGTTGCAACAGCTGGCAAAGGGAAGTTTTTTGTATTTGTTATTCCTGTTGCAGCGGAGCTTAACTTGAAGGCAGCAGCAAAGGCTGTTGGTGAAAAAAAGGTTGAAATGATTCCGGTAAAAGAATTACTAGGATTGACGGGTTATGTGCGCGGTGGTTGTTCGCCTATTGGCATTAAAAAGCCGTTTCCAACATTGATTGAAGCAGCAGCCGAAGCGCTCGATTATATGATTGTGAGCGCAGGCAAAATCGGTTTGCAAATGAAGCTCTCACCGAAAGATTTAGCAAAAGCAGCAAATGCACAATTTGTATCGATTGTGTAA